ATTTCATTCTGGGTATTGGATAAAAAGATTGATCAACCTGTTTCTTTCTGCTTGTCGTTTTTTGAATCCTCTGAAGATATTTCTTtacatttctttatatttaattttaaagggGGAAACTTTTTCAAATCTGTATGCATTTTGAAGGACTAAGAGATTCCTgttttgagttgggttttggAGCCCAATTCAAGAGACAcaacaattttccacatcacaTTTCCCAAGAGGGAAATAGCAGAAAAAATGGCCAGAGATTGCCAATGTCAATGTGCCACTCTTCAGCCTGATGAATGGGTGAAGGGCAAGTTGGTTGGATCAGGATCTTTTGGCACTGTCCATTTGGCCATGAACAAGGCCACTGGAGGACTATTTGTTGTGAAGTCCGCACAGTCTGGGGCTGGACTTAAGGCCCTAGAGAATGAAGCTAAAATCCTCCAGAATTTGAATTCACAGTATGTTGTCCATTGTATAGGGAGGGATACGTTGAGTGGATCGAATTGTGGACACAAACTCAATGTCTTCATGGAGTACATGGGAGGAGGTAGTTTGTCGGATGTGGCAGAAAAATTTGGAGGGGTGCTAGAAGAGGAGGTGATTCGATTGTATACCAGAGAGATTCTTCATGGACTCAAGTATCTTCATGAGAATGGGATTGTGCATTGTGATATAAAGTGCAAGAATGTACTTTTAGGCTCATCAGGGAATGTCAAATTGGCTGATTTTGGTTGTGCAAAGAGAATCAAGGAAATCAAGGCTAATGAGGGTATATCAGGTTTATGGAATTATATTGGTGGGACTCCATTGTGGATGGCTCCTGAAGTTTTGAGAAATGAAGGGCTGGACTTCGCTTCTGATATTTGGTCATTGGGATGCACAGTTATTGAAATGGCAACTGGCAGGCCTCCTTGGAGTGAagagatttcaaatccaaaagCTGCAGTTTTGAAGATTGCATGTAGCAATGAGAGACCTCAGTTCCCAATTCAACTCTCAAAGGATGGTGAGGATTTTTTGGCCAAGTGCTTGGAGAGAGACCCCCAAAAAAGGTGGACATCTGAGGAATTGCTTAACCATCCCTTTGTTTCTGGGAATTCAATGAGGATGCATACAAGAAAGGAACATATATGCTCACCAGCAAGTATCTTGGACATTGGAAATTATGATTCAGATGATTCGGATGTTTCGGAGAGTTCTAATTTAAATGAGTTCCCCagcaaaaacccattttcaagGTGTTGTAGTGAAATCAACGAAACAACAAGAGGAGAGCTGGCAGAGAGTGACTTGGCTTCATCAGAGATTTGGGTTACTGTCAGGTCTGGTGGAAGCTTGTAAAATAGATGCCACATTTGGATCAAATGTAGATCTAGAGACAGTGCAAATGTAGACAGAAAAGTTTGAATGTACATAAGAGAGATATATTTGAATGTACAGCTTACTAGTAGAAAGAGAGAGGTTGTCAATTTTGTCATCTCCTTCATGgcctttttaatctttttaactcccttttttttcttttttttttatttgttttgtagaAATTCATTTCGTTCTCCAACCTCATACTTTCTTAATGCGTATCACAATTTCAGGTGactcaataattttaatagCAACAAAGCTTATTTCAATATGCATTAAGAGCAGTATGGGACATTTTCATAAATTATTGGTTAGAGTATGGAAAATAATCTTTGGCTAACAATTAGTTAAGAGGAGGTAAGTGTAGGTAATTACCATAATTTGAGGGAGAAATTAGAGAGTTTTAAAACTGAAAGGATCAAAGTGTTGGGTTGCACTCAATCTCAATGAAGTTCTATAAtcttctctttaatttttttggatagaaatcATGATCTAAATTTATAGTAGCTGcatagtgaatttttttttttttttttttttttcttttgataatttattttattgcaccAAGGTCTAGAGTCAAGACACCTGTGGTATGTGTGTAAGGTTTCAAGCATTAAAGCCCAGTGACATCTGCATAAAAAGTAGTTGATGGGGACCAAACGCTTAATCATATTAGGCCATTACTTCTCGAGTATATGCACTAGATGTGGGAAAGCAACCAAGATAGAATTCTgctgagtgagagagagaattggaTTTCACAAATAAACAACCAAAGCTTATGCATGCATCATTACCCTGACACCCCAACCCcaagagaaagaaaaccaaGCCACTCCACAATTCTTTGATTCGCAGAATTAGAAATAATGCCTTCATAACTCATAAACTAGAATTACATACATCATTTTTCCAAGGATCCATATGAAAGttatttaacatacaaaaaCCACTGAATTTAGtcaagatatatttttacatcAATCCCATTATCAATAAGGGATTGAACCACCGCTCTGATCTTCCCTTCAAACTTGTCCCTATCCCTTGGAGTATAGGAAGCAGTGTAGACATCAGCCTCTCTTGCCCTGTCAGCTAATATCCGACCAATGGCCAAACATGCAGGTATATCTGATCGGGACTTGAGTGCAGCTTTAATGTCCTTAGAGTTGGTACCAGCAACTGCAACCTGCTTGCTTGTCACCCTGTGGGTGAGTGAGGCTGACACAAAGCGTTTTGAGATGAACACATCAAGTGTAAATGGCTCCATGTACGCTACAGTGCGTTGTTTGAATGATACAtgcttgtttggattttttgacttcttctccttctggtaAGTGTATGGCCGGCTATTATCATCATCTAGGAAATCCTCTACCCCAAAAAAGCTTCTTGGTGCACAATGAACCTGTAAAAGTGCAATATTAGAAAAATGTTTGTTTCTCAATTGTgacaatttttggaaaaatcttCAAATGATACCAATATGAGCAACTTAGCAATTGTGATTTCCAAAACCATCATTCATCATTTTAGCCAATGGAGGGAAACCTATTGAGAATTTGATATCTCATACAAGTAGGAGCTAGGACACAAGTAACGTAACCCTACAAGTCCCAAGTAGACCTAAAAGTGTGTATATGACTACTGTCAACCATGCTTCTTTAATTTAATAACTCCAATAATGCAACATACAAAGACCTGATATGTTTTGCTCTATTCTAGGCTCCATTTGTGCAGCTATTTAGATAATTTATTGATGAGGTGTCTGATACAGTGCCTATTTCTCTCTTATTTATGAATGCCTTCTATTCCTTTCTTAGTTTGCTTAATGGTGGACTTTGGGGGCATGACTTTATCCCttgagaaaagaaattaaatcaaCCATCAACAAATTAGTAGGGGCGACTGCATACATAACTAAATAGGAATTCACTGTATATTTAAGCTCAaacaattatattaaattttaagtatCTGAAAAAGTTTCAACATTGCAGTTCCTGAACTTCATTGGATACCAATTAACTCATACTAACGCATTATAAGTGCTCCTAACACTTCAACCATTTGTTATTCCACCTAGCCACAAGTAGTGCCAGTCCACAACACAAATAAGAACAACTGTTTGACTACGCTAAGTAGAGACATCGGATTAAGCAGTTTTGACTATCaatctatatattacttttCTTTCAACATTTAGCCAGTTTTAGTGCGTGCAATGTTGACAACAGGCAGTAATCAACAAAAGGAaacattttgagaaaaaaaaaaaaaaaaattgaatacatGTAAAGTAGATACCTGTCCATTATGAACATCGCTCGTGAGAACATACAAGTAAGGCCTAAATTTGTCTCCTCCATACGCATTAACCCCTCTGTTACACACCTTGCCAAGCACATGCTTCAACATGATTTCAAACACCCAGCACCCTTTTCTaaca
This genomic stretch from Castanea sativa cultivar Marrone di Chiusa Pesio chromosome 1, ASM4071231v1 harbors:
- the LOC142606989 gene encoding uncharacterized protein LOC142606989, whose product is MLKHVLGKVCNRGVNAYGGDKFRPYLYVLTSDVHNGQVHCAPRSFFGVEDFLDDDNSRPYTYQKEKKSKNPNKHVSFKQRTVAYMEPFTLDVFISKRFVSASLTHRVTSKQVAVAGTNSKDIKAALKSRSDIPACLAIGRILADRAREADVYTASYTPRDRDKFEGKIRAVVQSLIDNGIDVKIYLD
- the LOC142636956 gene encoding mitogen-activated protein kinase kinase kinase 17-like: MARDCQCQCATLQPDEWVKGKLVGSGSFGTVHLAMNKATGGLFVVKSAQSGAGLKALENEAKILQNLNSQYVVHCIGRDTLSGSNCGHKLNVFMEYMGGGSLSDVAEKFGGVLEEEVIRLYTREILHGLKYLHENGIVHCDIKCKNVLLGSSGNVKLADFGCAKRIKEIKANEGISGLWNYIGGTPLWMAPEVLRNEGLDFASDIWSLGCTVIEMATGRPPWSEEISNPKAAVLKIACSNERPQFPIQLSKDGEDFLAKCLERDPQKRWTSEELLNHPFVSGNSMRMHTRKEHICSPASILDIGNYDSDDSDVSESSNLNEFPSKNPFSRCCSEINETTRGELAESDLASSEIWVTVRSGGSL